In Dasypus novemcinctus isolate mDasNov1 chromosome 23, mDasNov1.1.hap2, whole genome shotgun sequence, the following proteins share a genomic window:
- the NSUN5 gene encoding 28S rRNA (cytosine-C(5))-methyltransferase isoform X1, whose product MALYAAAAAVLAGVDNRQGSIKGLVYGSRFQNVKQLYALVCETQRYSAVLDAVIASAGLLRVEKKLRPHLAKVLVYELLLGRGFRGGGGKWKPLLTRHQARLKAELARLKVHRGVSRNEDLLEVGSRPGPASQVPRFVRVNTLKTCCDDAVDYFKRQGFSYKGRASSLDDIRALKGKCFLLDPLLPELLVFPAQTDLHEHPLYQAGHLILQDKASCLPAMLLAPPPGSHVIDACAAPGNKTSHLAALLKNQGKIFAFDLDAKRLASMATLLARAGVSCCELAEEDFLAVSPSDHRYRQVQYILLDPSCSGSGMLTRQLEEPGAGTPSKERLHALAGFQQRALCHALTFPSLQRIVYSTCSLCQEENEDVVRDALQQSSGTFRLAPALPSWPHRGLSTFPGAEHCLRASPETTLTGGFFIAVLERVEEIPSSASQTKALVPGLTPSPAPKRKKQRRKPAAGPSTLPST is encoded by the exons ATGGCGCTGtacgcggcggcggcggcggtgctGGCAGGCGTCGATAACCGCCAGGGCTCCATCAAGGGGTTGGTGTACGGCAGTCGCTTCCAG AATGTGAAGCAGCTGTACGCGCTGGTGTGCGAGACGCAGCGCTACTCCGCGGTGCTGGACGCCGTGATCGCCAGCGCCGGACTCCTTCGCGTCGAGAAGAAGCTGCGGCCACACCTGGCCAAG GTGTTGGTGTATGAGTTGTTGCTGGGCCGGGGTTTTCGAGGGGGTGGGGGCAAGTGGAAGCCTCTGCTGACCCGGCACCAGGCAAGGCTGAAAGCTGAGTTGGCCCGGCTCAAAGTTCACCGGGGTGTGAGCCGGAATGAGGACTTGTTGGAAGTGGGATCCAGGCCTGGCCCAG CCTCCCAGGTGCCTCGCTTTGTGCGCGTGAACACCCTCAAGACTTGCTGTGATGATGCAGTTGATTATTTCAAGAGACAGGGTTTCTCCTACAAGGGTCGGGCCTCCAG CCTCGATGACATAAGGGCCCTGAAGGGGAAATGTTTTCTTCTGGATCCCTTGTTGCCAGAGCTGCTTGTGTTTCCTGCCCAGACAGATCTGCACGAACATCCCCTGTACCAGGCTGGTCACCTCATCCTGCAAGACAAG GCCAGCTGCCTCCCTGCCATGCTGCTGGCTCCTCCACCAGGGTCCCATGTCATTGATGCATGTGCTGCCCCAGGCAACAAGACCAGTCACTTGGCCGCTCTTCTGAAGAACCAAGG GAAGATCTTTGCCTTTGACCTGGATGCCAAGCGGCTGGCGTCTATGGCTACCCTGCTGGCCCGGGCAGGAGTCTCCTGCTGCGAGTTAGCCGAGGAGGACTTCCTGGCAGTCTCACCCTCAGACCACCGTTACCGCCAGGTCCAGTACATCTTGCTGGATCCTTCTTGTAGTGGCTCTG GTATGTTGACCAGACAGCTGGAGGAGCCTGGGGCAGGTACCCCTAGCAAGGAACGCTTGCATGCCCTGGCAGGATTCCAGCAGCGCGCCCTCTGCCATGCGCTCACTTTCCCCTCCTTGCAGCGCATTGTCTACTCCACGTGCTCCCTTTGCCAGGAAGAGAATGAAGATGTAGTACGAGATGCCCTGCAGCAGAGCTCGGGCACCTTCAG GCTAGCTCCTGCCCTACCTTCCTGGCCCCACCGAGGCCTGAGCACTTTTCCAGGAGCTGAACACTGCCTCCGGGCCTCCCCTGAGACCACACTCACTGGTGGCTTCTTCATTGCTGTACTCGAACGGGTGGAGGAGATACCAAG CTCAGCTTCACAGACCAAAGCATTGGTGCCAGGACTTACACCCAGCCCAGCCCCAAAGAGAAAGAAGCAGCGGCGAAAACCTGCAGCTGGTCCTAGCACCCTTCCTTCCACATAG
- the NSUN5 gene encoding 28S rRNA (cytosine-C(5))-methyltransferase isoform X2: MALYAAAAAVLAGVDNRQGSIKGLVYGSRFQNVKQLYALVCETQRYSAVLDAVIASAGLLRVEKKLRPHLAKVLVYELLLGRGFRGGGGKWKPLLTRHQARLKAELARLKVHRGVSRNEDLLEVGSRPGPASQVPRFVRVNTLKTCCDDAVDYFKRQGFSYKGRASSLDDIRALKGKCFLLDPLLPELLVFPAQTDLHEHPLYQAGHLILQDKASCLPAMLLAPPPGSHVIDACAAPGNKTSHLAALLKNQGKIFAFDLDAKRLASMATLLARAGVSCCELAEEDFLAVSPSDHRYRQRIVYSTCSLCQEENEDVVRDALQQSSGTFRLAPALPSWPHRGLSTFPGAEHCLRASPETTLTGGFFIAVLERVEEIPSSASQTKALVPGLTPSPAPKRKKQRRKPAAGPSTLPST, translated from the exons ATGGCGCTGtacgcggcggcggcggcggtgctGGCAGGCGTCGATAACCGCCAGGGCTCCATCAAGGGGTTGGTGTACGGCAGTCGCTTCCAG AATGTGAAGCAGCTGTACGCGCTGGTGTGCGAGACGCAGCGCTACTCCGCGGTGCTGGACGCCGTGATCGCCAGCGCCGGACTCCTTCGCGTCGAGAAGAAGCTGCGGCCACACCTGGCCAAG GTGTTGGTGTATGAGTTGTTGCTGGGCCGGGGTTTTCGAGGGGGTGGGGGCAAGTGGAAGCCTCTGCTGACCCGGCACCAGGCAAGGCTGAAAGCTGAGTTGGCCCGGCTCAAAGTTCACCGGGGTGTGAGCCGGAATGAGGACTTGTTGGAAGTGGGATCCAGGCCTGGCCCAG CCTCCCAGGTGCCTCGCTTTGTGCGCGTGAACACCCTCAAGACTTGCTGTGATGATGCAGTTGATTATTTCAAGAGACAGGGTTTCTCCTACAAGGGTCGGGCCTCCAG CCTCGATGACATAAGGGCCCTGAAGGGGAAATGTTTTCTTCTGGATCCCTTGTTGCCAGAGCTGCTTGTGTTTCCTGCCCAGACAGATCTGCACGAACATCCCCTGTACCAGGCTGGTCACCTCATCCTGCAAGACAAG GCCAGCTGCCTCCCTGCCATGCTGCTGGCTCCTCCACCAGGGTCCCATGTCATTGATGCATGTGCTGCCCCAGGCAACAAGACCAGTCACTTGGCCGCTCTTCTGAAGAACCAAGG GAAGATCTTTGCCTTTGACCTGGATGCCAAGCGGCTGGCGTCTATGGCTACCCTGCTGGCCCGGGCAGGAGTCTCCTGCTGCGAGTTAGCCGAGGAGGACTTCCTGGCAGTCTCACCCTCAGACCACCGTTACCGCCAG CGCATTGTCTACTCCACGTGCTCCCTTTGCCAGGAAGAGAATGAAGATGTAGTACGAGATGCCCTGCAGCAGAGCTCGGGCACCTTCAG GCTAGCTCCTGCCCTACCTTCCTGGCCCCACCGAGGCCTGAGCACTTTTCCAGGAGCTGAACACTGCCTCCGGGCCTCCCCTGAGACCACACTCACTGGTGGCTTCTTCATTGCTGTACTCGAACGGGTGGAGGAGATACCAAG CTCAGCTTCACAGACCAAAGCATTGGTGCCAGGACTTACACCCAGCCCAGCCCCAAAGAGAAAGAAGCAGCGGCGAAAACCTGCAGCTGGTCCTAGCACCCTTCCTTCCACATAG